The segment ccggTTATAATCGatgagtgttggattagaaatgatataatgttttatttggaatatttattatgaaattatgattatcgttataatacaaaaattgaacttgtaagtttatatggctaaattttagtgattatttgttaattttatgaattttatgataagttatttcatatgtattgatgataaaatcgtgaataatgtaaaagcatgaaaattgaataaatgatcaaattgagcatttcattcggtgacaagatgaattgaaggaaaagaccatggttggaccatggaaacaagtgataagtgatagcttggctacacttatcgatcaatgacaaatgaaagtgataagtaataacttcggctacacttatctgattaaagacaagtgaaagtgataagtgatagcttcggctacacttatctgatcaatggcAAATGACaactgaaaagtggtagcttcactacgatcgatgaaaagtggtagttTCACTACCTTtcgatgaaaagtggtagttTCTGCTACCTAattagtgaaaagtggtagcttcggctacctgatcagtgaaaagtgatagctccggctacctgatcagtgaaaaatggtagcaccaactacctgatcagtgaatagtggtagctttggctacaagtgacaagtgatttctgtataagaccatatctgggatatggcatcggtgtgatatatgctactgtataagaccatatctgggatatgacatcagtgagatatgtgattacgtgtaagaccatagttgggctatggcatcattatgtaaagatgtgtaagaccatagttgaactatagcATCGAaaaaaacgaagtactcaattccgtaagatgttcactaatttgaagaagtttggtaagtattacatggaattatgtgacataaggaaatacgagtcgatgagacatgagcataaaacttggttgatggatgaattcatttgtgattatatatttctacgccttgagtgtattatccgtatgaattggtactccaaatgagttaatgagaaaacttctagtatgaaataatctgagttcgaaatgaaatatcatgaaaacgtacttgaaatacattggtatgtattgtatatgctatttgaattcataaatgtggaaagcaaatgtatgtggaaatataagatgatgatatttgtacatggaatttattgatgaatcgtacatcaaaatttatatgataaattttagtgaacattgaaattgagctcaataagtgatttggcaatttaaatcgtaattggtaggaagagttaatgaattgcatatttatgaattgttacacgtatttgtctgaaatacgaggaagtgatggtaattgatacatggaaatatgaaactatgatatatataaaaacatggaatatgtttgataaatgtgttcattcataattatagaattatgtacttcatgtgtgctatttgcataaaaatgatatttcaaatactttagtgaataaagcttaaatatgaaatagtatgaaatcgaaacaaattgttatgaaaatgtatttaaattatctgtaagtgtttcgtgcttctcggtaatgcctcgtactctattccggcgacagatacgggtaggGGATGTTACATTTTCCCTTCTCAATTTCTTTTGACgtagtttttttttatgttttttatttgttaaagctAATCCCTATACTTATATTTTTTTAACAgttttatctttttctttttcttttttcgttTCCTTGTCTTCTTCCCCTCTATTCTTCTCTCTTCTCGTATTCTTCACTGCAAAAATATATTATTTGTCCACCAAATAAACCAAGTCCTTGCTTCTTTCACATGATTTATAAATTGAATTTCATTGAAAATTGAATATCAATCATTCTTAatcaaaactcgatttgaataTAACCTAATTTTGAAACTAGAATTGGATAtaactaatcaatataaaaatcatatccttaatcaaatctagACATAATTTGAATTCTTtacattcaaaataatttttttcttttccaaatttttataaaatcgtgtagattatttctttcattttctaacgaataaaattaagcaaacgataaaattaatctAAACCTTTTTGGATATTCCCAAGTAAGCTTGATTGGAAGTCGAGCATGGATGAATCGAAGAAAAAAAGGGAGTATGGAATCAAACTAGTTTGGATAAAGTTAAGGGTAAGTTCCGTATGGGGGTCGTTTTAATCATTAAGAGTGTAAAGCTCATTTGAAGAATCCATGAAATAATGTAGTTTCGAGAGTGCGAGAATGTCGTAGATAAGATAAATAAGGTGGTCATGGAGGGTTGGTTTGGACGTTAAGGGAATGGGCTCAGGAAACTTTGTTGAGAGTGGACTACCACAAGTCACGATTAACGACATATTCGAGTGAGGCGAGCTTGTCTGACTAGGTCATTGAGAGATCCAAATTGGTTCATTAAAGCGATAATGGACAATGAGAGTTTATAATTATAGGGTGAGAATATGCGAAAGAAGTTTGATTTTGatttcaacttttgcatttttttcaTGAACATAAAAAAGTTTTAACAAAAGGAAAATatagaaaatatagaaaaactataTTAAAAAGATAGAGAATGGAAGAAAACAAAGAGAGAACtagaagagaatggaaaaaaaagaagaaaagttaaaaagacataaaagaaaaaaattaaatttctcaaaatgaaaaaatataggaatcaattatataatttaacctaaaatttttatttgaaatgatgatttaatgtgcCATGTGAGCTTACCGTTATACCTTTAACAGAAATTAACGACCTAGTGACTAAATGTTACAACACGttaacataaataattaaaatgtagcattttaaatataagtgactaaaatgtaatatgaggtaaacaaaagtgactattttaacaGTTTAACCTAAAACTTTTTAACGATGGTTATTTATCCAACGGTCTGTGTTGAAGCCGCCGAATAAAAAGACGAGATTACACTTGCACTGCACGCACTTAGCCAAAAACATTTTGTTTTGAACGATAGCCAAAAACATTAAAAAAGTGAGAAACTAGGGTAATACCAAAATTTGGATTAGCCAACTTTGTATTGTAAACCCTTTGCCAACGCCGTCGCAGTACTCTCTGAACCGATGGCGGACCAATCTCCTGCGGATCAGACCCCACCGTCCTCCGGCATGCAGTCTCTCTCCGTCGATTCTCAACCTCCCTCCTCCTCTTCAACTCCACAGTGAGTCATTTTCGTtgtaattttagttttttcttttgCTGTTTCTTTATAGATGGAAATCgagtaaatatatttatatattttgaaatcaTTGTTTCAGGATGAGTTTAGAAGAAAAGTTTAAGATTATAAGAAGTGTAGGGGAAGAATGTATTCAAGAGGATGAACTGCTAAATCTTCTAAATCACAAACCTGAACCCATTTGCTATGATGGCTTCGAGCCTTCTGGCAGAATGCACATTGCTCAGGTATTctacttcctttttttttttcatttttagaatCTTTAAGTATTTTTTCCCTCAAAAATTTCTAGTCCTCTTATATTGAATTCTCTGTAGATGTAGGGATTGAATCTCAGAATTGAACCAACTCTTTGATGGATTTGATTTATAcagaaaagctaattttgggtTTGTTTATTTATTCCTAACACATCATAACAGATTGAAAGTTGACAATTTAACTTTATTCTGATTATTTGACTTCAAAGTTTTAGCTTCTTCGTatctattttaatgatttaattgtTCTTTTTTTAACAATTGATATATGCATATTTCCCTTTCAATAAATTTATGCTGTTTGCTGCATTTGTTTTCAGATCTAAGTTCTAACATGCTTCTTTCATTCACTTTGTTTATTCATATACTGTGGCTCTACATTAGATTTATTGTGTTTCTTTTTAAATGTTTTCTCCCTCTTCCACTGAATTTTCTTTTGTTGTTTGTGGTAAACAGGGAGTTATGAAGGCAATAAATGTTAACAAACTGACCTCTGCTGGGTGTAGAGTAAAAATCTGGATTGCAGATTGGTTTGCACAGCTAAACAATAAAATGGGTGGTGACTTGAAGAAAATCAAAGTAGTTGGACAGTATTTGATTGAAATCTGGAAGGCAGTTGGCATGGACCTGAATGAAAAGGTTGAATTCTTGTGGTCTTCAGATGAAATTAACTCCAGGGCATCAGAGTATTGGCCACTTGTGATGGATATAGCTCGCAGAAACAAGCTGCCCAGGATAATGAGGTGTGGGGCTAATAAGATCTttttgctttgttttattaatatttgtaGTAATTCTTTTGTTGACTCCGAATACAAAATGTGTTTTTCTAGGTGTTGTCAAATTATGGGCCGTAGTGAGCAAGATGAGTTGTCAGCTGCCCAAATTCTTTACCCATGCATGCAGTGTGCTGACATATTTTTCCTTAAGGTGCTTCTGCTTTGGATTTATCCTTTCCTGATTCCGAGGCTTTTAGAGAACTTTAGGTAGATTTATAAGTAAATATCAATAAAAGTGCGAGTGTCACTCTGTTTCAAGTTACTTCTATGAATTACTCAATTTCTTAACCATATAAATGCTTATTAGGTGTATTTTCTAAGTGATATCCATTGTTTCGTTTTCTTTTCCTAATTGAGAATTTTCATTAGGACATCATTTGGTATCCTTTTGTTGGAGTAATTGGATTTTTTTCTCAATGTGTCCAAATAAGGAAAGTTCCAATTTCTGATTGAAGATCCAAATGTACTATTATATTCCTCTACATAGCTATTTTAAGTTTGACAGTTTAAGTAGAGAACAACTGTTAAGGATCTCCAGCATTGTTGCTATTGATCTCCTTCCATTTTTCTGCAGTTCATTCTGGACTATTTTTTACAAGCTGTACCCTTGCTTGtgtacattctatgttttcttgTAGGTTATAATGTTAATTCAAACTCTTATTTATCTAAAACTACTGTAATTGCTTTATGTGGACAGGCGGACATTTGCCAGTTAGGCATGGATCAAAGGAAGGTTAATGTGCTTGCAAGAGAGTACTGCGATGACATTAAGAGAAAAAACAAACCAATTATTTTGTCTCATCGTATTTTCCTACTTCAATATCTATTTTGGTTCTTttgctcattttctttttctatttatcTTAGTTGCTCTTGGTTTTCATGATGTGCAGATATGCTTCCTGGTCTCCAGCAAGGACAGGAGAAAATGTCCAAAAGTGATCCATCATCATCAATCTTCATGGAAGATGAGGAGGTAGTCTGTCTTT is part of the Gossypium arboreum isolate Shixiya-1 chromosome 5, ASM2569848v2, whole genome shotgun sequence genome and harbors:
- the LOC108453623 gene encoding tyrosine--tRNA ligase 1, cytoplasmic; this encodes MADQSPADQTPPSSGMQSLSVDSQPPSSSSTPQMSLEEKFKIIRSVGEECIQEDELLNLLNHKPEPICYDGFEPSGRMHIAQGVMKAINVNKLTSAGCRVKIWIADWFAQLNNKMGGDLKKIKVVGQYLIEIWKAVGMDLNEKVEFLWSSDEINSRASEYWPLVMDIARRNKLPRIMRCCQIMGRSEQDELSAAQILYPCMQCADIFFLKADICQLGMDQRKVNVLAREYCDDIKRKNKPIILSHHMLPGLQQGQEKMSKSDPSSSIFMEDEEAEVNVKIKKAYCPPKIVKGNPCLEYIKYIIFPWFNEFRVERNADNGGGKTYKDFEELVSDYESGGLHPGDLKPALSKALNKILQPVRDHFNKDAKAKDLLKRVKSYRVTK